Proteins from one bacterium genomic window:
- the gpmI gene encoding 2,3-bisphosphoglycerate-independent phosphoglycerate mutase — MGEWALEKSRRFAGVDGPVVVCVMDGVGHGRRDESDAVWLARTPTLDWLASNTPTGELVAHGKAVGMPTDGDMGNSEVGHNAIGAGRVFDQGAKLVANAIKNGSLFEGDQAGVWQEMTDHVRERGSTLHFLGLLSDGNVHSHIDHLFALLRRCDQEQIERVRLHVLLDGRDVPETSALDYVDALEELLETISGKPRRDYRIASGGGRMTTTMDRYEADWAMVERGWKTHVRGEGRGFATCRAAVETFREESAGIGDQMLPQFVIVEGDGAPVGRIEDGAAVVFFNFRGDRAIEISQAFEDDDFPGFDRGPRPDVLYAGMMQYDGDLDLPSRYLVAPPAIDRTMGEYIARAGLPQLAISETQKFGHVTYFWNGNRSGAFDEAVETYVEIPSDVLPFEERPWMKAAEITDRLIEELRTGRYRHARVNYANGDMVGHTGHHAAAIQAVEAVDLQIARLLPVIESLGGALVVTADHGNADCMFELDKKTGEPATDADGNAKVKTSHTLNPVPLHVHTPGKTVTLDARRMTTAKPGLANLAATVLDLMGLEAPEDYDPSLLASD; from the coding sequence ATGGGGGAGTGGGCGCTCGAGAAGAGCCGCCGGTTCGCGGGTGTGGACGGGCCGGTCGTCGTCTGCGTGATGGATGGGGTCGGCCACGGACGGCGGGACGAGTCGGACGCCGTCTGGCTCGCGCGGACCCCGACCCTGGACTGGCTCGCGTCGAATACGCCGACCGGTGAGCTGGTCGCCCACGGCAAGGCCGTCGGGATGCCGACCGACGGCGACATGGGCAACAGCGAGGTCGGGCACAACGCGATCGGGGCCGGTCGCGTCTTCGATCAGGGCGCCAAGCTGGTCGCCAACGCGATCAAGAACGGCAGCCTCTTCGAGGGCGATCAGGCCGGGGTCTGGCAGGAGATGACCGACCACGTCCGCGAGCGCGGCTCGACCCTTCATTTCCTGGGCCTGCTCTCCGACGGCAACGTTCACAGCCACATCGATCACCTGTTCGCACTCCTGCGCCGATGTGATCAGGAGCAGATCGAGCGCGTGCGGCTCCACGTGCTGCTCGACGGACGAGACGTGCCCGAGACGTCGGCCCTCGACTACGTCGACGCGCTCGAGGAGCTGCTCGAGACGATCTCCGGCAAGCCGCGGCGCGACTATCGGATCGCGAGCGGCGGTGGCCGCATGACGACGACGATGGACCGCTACGAAGCGGATTGGGCGATGGTCGAGCGGGGCTGGAAGACCCACGTCCGAGGAGAAGGACGGGGGTTCGCGACCTGTCGCGCCGCGGTCGAGACCTTCCGCGAGGAGTCCGCAGGCATCGGCGACCAGATGCTCCCGCAGTTCGTGATCGTCGAAGGCGACGGCGCCCCGGTCGGTCGGATCGAGGACGGGGCTGCGGTCGTCTTCTTCAACTTCCGCGGCGATCGGGCGATCGAGATCAGCCAGGCCTTCGAGGACGACGACTTCCCCGGCTTCGACCGCGGCCCGCGACCGGACGTGCTCTACGCCGGCATGATGCAGTACGACGGTGATCTCGATCTCCCGAGTCGCTATCTGGTCGCGCCGCCGGCGATCGACCGGACCATGGGCGAGTACATCGCCCGCGCCGGACTCCCGCAGCTCGCGATCAGCGAAACGCAGAAGTTCGGCCACGTCACCTACTTCTGGAACGGCAACCGGAGCGGGGCCTTCGACGAGGCCGTCGAGACCTACGTCGAGATCCCCTCCGACGTCCTTCCTTTCGAGGAACGACCGTGGATGAAGGCCGCGGAGATCACGGACCGTCTGATCGAAGAGCTCCGGACCGGACGCTACCGACACGCCCGCGTCAACTACGCGAACGGCGACATGGTCGGTCATACGGGACACCACGCGGCCGCGATCCAGGCGGTCGAAGCGGTGGACCTGCAGATCGCGCGACTTCTCCCGGTGATCGAGTCTCTCGGTGGCGCGCTGGTCGTGACTGCGGATCATGGCAACGCCGACTGCATGTTCGAGCTCGACAAGAAGACCGGCGAGCCCGCCACGGATGCCGACGGCAACGCGAAGGTCAAGACCAGCCACACCCTGAACCCGGTTCCGCTCCACGTCCATACGCCGGGCAAGACCGTCACGCTCGACGCGCGCAGGATGACGACCGCGAAGCCCGGGCTCGCCAACCTCGCCGCCACCGTCCTCGACCTCATGGGCCTCGAAGCCCCGGAAGACTACGACCCCTCCCTCCTCGCCAGCGACTGA
- a CDS encoding MarR family winged helix-turn-helix transcriptional regulator: MTTQIHTPLNESIATMNPNGQQPPGGGMNLAARPTPVAAAGPSAQDRLDAVAPPDRAMLDAMVHMSLRLRLRGINLEVTTGLFGRELDLLALLTSSGPTSVKSLVADLGLPRSTMTAIVDRLQDRGLVNRHPNPQDRRSVVLEATPAAFEALQRYQAGLLNVVEHTKKALTTEEQAEFTRLLTKMSDSF, translated from the coding sequence ATGACGACACAAATCCACACCCCTCTGAACGAGAGCATCGCAACCATGAACCCAAACGGACAGCAGCCGCCGGGAGGCGGCATGAACCTGGCCGCCCGCCCCACGCCGGTGGCCGCGGCTGGCCCTTCGGCGCAGGACCGCCTCGACGCTGTGGCACCGCCGGATCGGGCCATGCTCGATGCGATGGTTCACATGAGCCTTCGACTGAGGCTCCGCGGCATCAACCTCGAGGTCACCACCGGCCTCTTCGGCCGTGAGCTCGACCTGCTCGCCCTGCTCACCTCGAGCGGCCCGACGAGCGTGAAGAGTCTGGTCGCCGATCTCGGACTGCCGAGAAGCACGATGACCGCGATCGTCGATCGACTCCAGGATCGCGGGCTCGTCAATCGGCATCCGAACCCGCAGGACCGCCGCTCGGTCGTCCTCGAAGCGACGCCCGCCGCCTTCGAAGCGCTCCAGCGCTACCAGGCCGGCCTGCTCAACGTCGTCGAGCACACGAAGAAGGCGCTCACCACCGAAGAGCAGGCGGAGTTCACCCGGCTTCTCACGAAGATGAGCGACTCGTTCTAG
- a CDS encoding alpha/beta hydrolase, with translation MTVRRIRVDVIAIAALGFFFSSGFTTPTISTAAPQPDLGVHYAPEDPDAPADRDRTYDYYPPTRPGGAVVVFVQSHRWSERIPDRLLLSGFVKGVIRGGHAVFVVRHRSGSRARHPGPARDVAKAVAHLLTRVREEGLDPERVFLVGHTSGAQTALLVALDPRHLEAEGVSPDAIAGVVSFSGVLDLGPRPERLAEEEAAIAAAFPSLRDRAEAQPASWLDRDRPPILLLTAGRDLPGRTAEAQAFMEQSKRVGRGPVQRFLIDGRDTATILDLVSRSGATQLLEFLDHDSKSGALPERWQIVETWNDPPPPFTTEDFHTRFADLIETHDADDRFTEVLNRPFPAPPGAPFRLRFGTYRSIDLVKLLEAMGPEETGPGDFLVLTNVRGEKAFFPMSRIRALSARVVVGLDGERNLFRATDLYHTVRRYTWVDVHPERVDMARPLGAFLFFPGEEPSRSESLPLFGRYALTTSSFALVDGDPRDALADLPIAGRKVILEARQCVTCHRVRDVGGRALHIRARDAKPMGGHALPLERYPEVVWRRFVFEQETVADEIGANVVDFTPEEAKALYEMIVAERERRGVAPWHRPERDRDRP, from the coding sequence GTGACGGTTCGTCGGATTCGCGTCGATGTGATCGCGATCGCAGCGTTAGGTTTTTTCTTCTCTAGCGGCTTCACCACGCCCACGATCTCGACCGCCGCGCCGCAGCCGGATCTCGGCGTCCACTACGCCCCGGAGGACCCGGACGCGCCGGCGGATCGCGACCGGACCTACGACTACTACCCGCCGACCCGGCCCGGCGGCGCCGTCGTCGTCTTCGTCCAGAGCCATCGTTGGAGTGAGCGCATCCCCGACCGGCTCCTGCTCTCGGGCTTCGTCAAGGGCGTGATTCGCGGCGGACACGCGGTCTTCGTCGTGCGCCATCGAAGCGGGTCGCGCGCTCGCCATCCGGGGCCCGCGCGGGACGTCGCGAAAGCCGTCGCGCATCTGCTCACGCGGGTGCGCGAAGAGGGCCTCGACCCGGAGCGGGTCTTCCTCGTGGGGCATACGTCCGGTGCCCAGACGGCGTTGCTGGTCGCGCTCGATCCGCGGCATCTCGAGGCCGAGGGTGTCTCGCCGGACGCGATCGCCGGCGTCGTCTCCTTCTCCGGGGTCCTCGATCTCGGACCGCGTCCCGAGCGTCTCGCCGAGGAAGAAGCCGCGATCGCCGCGGCGTTCCCTTCGCTCCGTGACCGGGCGGAAGCCCAGCCCGCCTCCTGGCTCGATCGGGATCGCCCTCCGATCCTGCTCCTCACCGCCGGCCGCGACCTACCCGGACGGACCGCGGAAGCGCAGGCGTTCATGGAGCAGTCGAAGCGTGTCGGGCGCGGGCCCGTACAACGCTTCCTGATCGACGGTCGGGACACCGCCACGATCCTGGATCTCGTCTCGCGCAGCGGAGCCACGCAGCTCCTCGAATTCCTCGACCACGATTCGAAGAGCGGCGCCCTGCCGGAACGCTGGCAGATCGTCGAGACCTGGAACGATCCGCCTCCGCCATTCACGACCGAAGACTTCCACACGCGCTTCGCGGACCTGATCGAGACCCACGACGCCGACGATCGATTCACGGAGGTGTTGAACCGCCCGTTCCCCGCACCGCCCGGTGCGCCCTTCCGCCTGCGATTCGGCACCTACCGTTCGATCGATCTCGTGAAGCTGCTCGAAGCGATGGGGCCGGAAGAGACCGGGCCGGGCGATTTCCTGGTCCTGACCAATGTCCGCGGCGAGAAGGCCTTCTTTCCCATGTCCCGGATACGCGCGCTCTCGGCGCGGGTCGTCGTGGGGCTCGATGGGGAGCGGAATCTCTTCCGGGCCACGGATCTCTACCACACGGTTCGTCGCTACACGTGGGTCGACGTCCATCCCGAGCGGGTCGACATGGCGCGGCCGCTCGGTGCCTTCCTCTTCTTTCCGGGGGAGGAGCCGAGTCGCTCCGAGTCGCTCCCGCTCTTCGGGCGCTATGCGCTGACCACGTCGTCGTTCGCGCTCGTCGACGGCGATCCGAGGGACGCGCTCGCCGATCTGCCGATCGCCGGGCGGAAGGTGATCCTCGAAGCGCGACAATGTGTGACGTGCCATCGCGTCCGCGACGTGGGCGGGCGAGCGCTCCACATTCGCGCCCGGGACGCGAAGCCGATGGGCGGTCACGCGCTTCCCCTCGAGCGCTATCCGGAGGTCGTCTGGCGACGCTTCGTCTTCGAACAGGAGACCGTCGCCGACGAGATCGGCGCGAACGTCGTCGACTTCACGCCGGAGGAGGCGAAGGCGCTCTACGAGATGATCGTCGCCGAGCGAGAGCGGCGCGGCGTGGCGCCCTGGCACCGTCCCGAGCGCGACCGGGATCGCCCGTGA
- a CDS encoding YkgJ family cysteine cluster protein: MTDPLDALRALHADLDHEAERLERLHAERLQCGRGCAACCLDGLTVRAVEAERIRAAHPELLRDGAPGPEGGCAFLDEAGACRIYVDRPSVCRSQGLPLRVLFETEEGEIDERRDICPLNLDGGPPLVELAEEACWLVGPFELRLEAIDEAFGGPDAGRVALRSLFEADEGSLD, from the coding sequence GTGACCGATCCGCTCGACGCACTGCGCGCGCTCCACGCGGACCTCGACCACGAGGCGGAACGGCTCGAACGGCTCCACGCGGAGCGGCTCCAGTGCGGGCGCGGCTGCGCGGCGTGCTGTCTCGACGGGCTCACGGTCCGGGCAGTCGAGGCGGAACGGATCCGCGCTGCCCATCCCGAGCTCCTGCGCGACGGGGCGCCGGGACCCGAGGGCGGCTGCGCGTTCCTCGACGAAGCGGGGGCGTGCCGGATCTACGTCGACCGTCCGTCCGTGTGCCGCTCACAGGGGCTTCCCCTTCGCGTCCTCTTCGAGACGGAAGAGGGCGAGATCGACGAGCGGCGGGACATCTGCCCGCTCAATCTCGACGGCGGGCCCCCGCTCGTCGAGCTCGCCGAGGAAGCCTGCTGGCTCGTCGGTCCCTTCGAGCTTCGCCTCGAGGCGATCGACGAAGCCTTCGGCGGACCGGATGCGGGCCGCGTAGCGCTTCGCTCGCTCTTCGAGGCCGACGAAGGTTCCCTCGATTAG
- a CDS encoding DUF4349 domain-containing protein has protein sequence MRTHTLFVLGLLALIGAPGCAGSKGLASPPASAMAFDGGDATTPGNRRASAEPTLLVKSASLHLEVESVEGTRNRAVSIVENLGGRVDRTSASGEERVAIGLRVPVDQLENALASLAALGEVVSRNVSVDDVSDQVIDLDARIANLRALRDRMRRLLDRATEIKDILAIERELTRVQSELDSLTGRVDRLRDHAALSRISLTLELKEPKRILGPVGFVGYWTWKGIEKLFVIRHGPD, from the coding sequence ATGCGAACGCACACGCTATTCGTCCTGGGACTCCTCGCGCTGATCGGTGCGCCCGGGTGTGCGGGATCCAAAGGACTCGCCTCGCCGCCCGCTTCCGCGATGGCCTTCGACGGCGGAGATGCGACCACTCCGGGGAATCGGCGGGCCTCTGCGGAGCCCACCCTGCTGGTCAAGAGCGCTTCGCTGCACCTCGAAGTCGAGTCGGTCGAAGGAACGCGCAACCGGGCCGTCTCGATCGTCGAGAACCTCGGGGGGCGCGTGGACCGCACGTCCGCCTCCGGTGAGGAGCGCGTCGCGATCGGCCTGCGCGTGCCCGTCGACCAGCTCGAGAACGCGCTCGCGTCGCTGGCTGCCCTCGGCGAGGTCGTCTCGCGGAATGTCTCGGTCGACGACGTGAGCGATCAAGTGATCGACCTCGACGCACGGATCGCGAATCTACGTGCTCTCCGCGATCGAATGCGCCGCCTCCTCGACAGGGCGACCGAAATCAAGGACATCCTCGCGATCGAACGGGAGCTGACCCGCGTACAGTCCGAACTCGACTCGCTCACGGGACGAGTCGATCGGCTGCGTGATCATGCGGCGCTCTCTCGAATCTCGCTCACGCTGGAGCTGAAAGAGCCGAAGCGGATTCTCGGACCCGTCGGTTTCGTCGGCTACTGGACCTGGAAAGGGATCGAGAAGCTCTTCGTGATCCGACACGGCCCCGACTAA
- a CDS encoding glutathione S-transferase family protein — MIKLYTAQTPNGRKVSIALEELGLDYEVEWVNLQEEQQFRDEFLAINPNHKIPAIVDDGQAIWESGAILLHLGENYDPEGRILPKDEVERMEAIQYAFFQTGGVGPNLGRLGAALRKEGEKNQEMIEIFGGEMDRLCGVIDRILADGEREYLAGQYTIGDIMHFPWLRIAQGLGVDWIANRKRLVDWLDRIAARPAVERGMAVPE, encoded by the coding sequence ATGATCAAGCTCTACACCGCCCAGACCCCCAACGGTCGCAAGGTCTCCATCGCCCTCGAGGAGCTCGGCCTCGACTACGAGGTCGAGTGGGTGAACCTGCAGGAAGAACAGCAGTTCCGGGACGAGTTCCTCGCCATCAATCCGAACCACAAGATTCCCGCAATCGTCGACGATGGTCAGGCGATCTGGGAGAGCGGCGCGATCCTGCTCCACCTCGGCGAGAACTACGATCCGGAGGGCCGGATCCTCCCCAAGGACGAGGTCGAGCGGATGGAGGCGATCCAGTACGCCTTCTTCCAGACGGGCGGCGTGGGCCCGAACCTCGGTCGCCTGGGCGCGGCCCTGCGCAAGGAAGGCGAGAAGAACCAGGAGATGATCGAGATCTTCGGGGGCGAAATGGATCGCCTCTGCGGCGTGATCGATCGCATCCTCGCCGACGGGGAGCGCGAGTACCTGGCCGGCCAGTACACGATCGGCGACATCATGCACTTCCCCTGGCTGCGGATCGCCCAGGGACTCGGCGTGGACTGGATCGCGAACCGGAAGCGACTCGTCGACTGGCTCGACAGGATCGCGGCGCGGCCCGCGGTCGAGCGTGGGATGGCCGTTCCCGAATAG
- a CDS encoding methyltransferase domain-containing protein: MDTDLESILDEGDLGAPYDRVAATYDRAVSSPRYLRLAWGVTREDNTRFIDDAVASAPTGWIVDVAAGTCVDAAARHAQGARPTIVLDRSLAMLRRARERVLAFRDEIPSGLVFLQADANALPFVDGGVSTVLCQGAYHVFPETTSLTREWARVLAPGGDVFVSSLVLGRWFGDRYLRLLCRSGEIAPPRTATEFRERIERELGRDFELEAVGNFAYARSR, translated from the coding sequence GTGGACACCGACCTCGAATCGATCCTCGACGAAGGCGACCTCGGCGCTCCCTACGACCGTGTCGCCGCGACCTACGACCGGGCCGTTTCCTCCCCGCGCTATCTGCGCCTCGCCTGGGGTGTGACCCGCGAAGACAACACCCGATTCATCGACGACGCCGTCGCCTCCGCGCCGACGGGATGGATCGTCGACGTGGCCGCGGGCACCTGTGTCGATGCCGCCGCCCGCCACGCGCAGGGTGCGCGCCCGACCATCGTGCTGGACCGGTCGCTCGCGATGTTGCGCCGCGCCCGGGAGCGGGTGCTCGCCTTCCGCGACGAGATCCCGTCCGGGCTCGTCTTCCTCCAGGCCGACGCCAACGCCCTCCCCTTCGTCGACGGCGGGGTCTCGACCGTGCTCTGCCAGGGCGCCTATCACGTCTTCCCGGAGACCACGTCGCTCACACGGGAGTGGGCACGGGTGCTGGCCCCGGGCGGCGACGTCTTCGTCTCCAGCCTGGTCCTCGGGCGGTGGTTCGGGGATCGGTATCTCCGGCTCCTATGCCGATCCGGAGAGATCGCTCCGCCCCGAACCGCCACCGAGTTCCGCGAACGGATCGAGCGGGAGCTGGGTCGCGACTTCGAACTCGAAGCCGTCGGCAACTTCGCTTACGCTCGCAGCCGCTGA
- a CDS encoding GFA family protein has translation MTESPGRCHCGAVRFRVEHHATHLVRCNCSMCQAKGALLLAVGEVDHVEILAGGADLSSYRFHSKTAEHLFCRHCGIHPFHRPRIDPSRWSVNARCLEGGLPDLPIEDFDGRNWEAAAREEGWEG, from the coding sequence GTGACCGAGTCTCCGGGGCGCTGCCACTGTGGCGCCGTTCGCTTCCGGGTCGAACATCACGCGACGCACCTCGTCCGGTGCAACTGCTCGATGTGCCAGGCGAAGGGGGCGCTCCTGCTCGCCGTCGGCGAGGTCGACCATGTCGAGATCCTCGCGGGTGGGGCCGACCTCTCCTCGTACCGCTTCCACTCGAAGACCGCCGAGCATCTCTTCTGCCGCCACTGCGGCATCCACCCCTTCCATCGACCGCGAATCGACCCGAGCCGTTGGAGTGTCAACGCGCGGTGCCTCGAGGGCGGACTGCCAGACCTTCCGATCGAAGACTTCGACGGGAGGAACTGGGAAGCTGCTGCACGCGAAGAAGGTTGGGAGGGTTGA
- a CDS encoding DUF4336 domain-containing protein yields the protein MRQLDADLWVTETPLRFLGLEVGSRMTVVRLPNGDLLLHSPIRYDETLRRELDALGRVAILVAPNKLHHLFLDDWIEAFPEATLFVAPGLEAKRKDLKPTGVLGDAPEPSWSDVLDQVALEGFSFANEVVFFHRPSQTLLLTDIAFNVGPEGAPLTRLFFKMNGVYDRLSPTLLEKILIRDRGAFRKGLERILAWPFERVIVCHGAVKESGGREELTRGYDWLLGR from the coding sequence ATGCGCCAGCTCGATGCGGACTTGTGGGTGACCGAGACGCCGCTCCGTTTCCTCGGACTCGAGGTCGGGTCACGGATGACGGTCGTACGGCTGCCGAACGGGGACCTGCTCCTCCATTCCCCCATTCGCTACGACGAGACGCTTCGCCGGGAGCTCGACGCGCTCGGTCGCGTCGCGATTCTCGTCGCGCCGAACAAGCTCCACCACCTCTTCCTGGACGACTGGATCGAGGCCTTCCCGGAGGCCACGCTCTTCGTCGCGCCCGGTCTCGAAGCGAAGCGAAAGGACTTGAAGCCGACCGGCGTCCTCGGCGATGCGCCGGAGCCCTCGTGGTCCGACGTGCTGGACCAGGTCGCCCTCGAGGGCTTCTCCTTCGCGAACGAGGTCGTGTTCTTCCATCGGCCGAGCCAGACGCTCCTCCTGACCGACATCGCGTTCAACGTCGGCCCCGAAGGCGCACCGCTCACGCGCCTCTTCTTCAAGATGAACGGCGTCTACGACCGGCTCTCGCCGACGCTCCTCGAGAAGATCCTGATCCGCGATCGTGGCGCCTTCCGCAAGGGGCTCGAGCGGATCCTCGCCTGGCCCTTCGAGCGCGTGATCGTCTGCCACGGCGCGGTCAAGGAGTCCGGAGGACGCGAGGAACTCACCCGGGGCTACGACTGGCTCCTCGGACGTTAG
- a CDS encoding Rdx family protein, translated as MKISITYCGRUNYLPRASSLAAEIERETGVVAELIRGDGGIFDVSVDGELVFSKHTAGRYPETSEILAALRS; from the coding sequence GTGAAGATCTCGATCACCTACTGCGGACGTTGAAACTATCTCCCCCGGGCCTCCAGTCTGGCGGCCGAGATCGAGCGGGAGACCGGCGTCGTGGCGGAGCTGATCCGCGGCGACGGCGGAATCTTCGACGTGAGCGTCGATGGCGAGTTGGTGTTCTCGAAGCACACTGCGGGTCGCTATCCCGAGACCAGCGAGATCCTCGCGGCGCTGAGGTCGTGA
- a CDS encoding VOC family protein has product MHFRLDSLRIFTRDWERALAFYSETLGMPVQ; this is encoded by the coding sequence ATGCACTTCCGGCTCGACTCGCTGCGCATCTTCACACGAGACTGGGAGCGCGCCCTCGCCTTCTACTCGGAGACGCTCGGGATGCCGGTCCAGTAA
- a CDS encoding SDR family NAD(P)-dependent oxidoreductase: protein MANAFNADTTAEEASAGIDLSGQTVVLTGGSAGLGVEAARVLALRGARIVSVVRDEAKGKAAAESIRERVPGADIELALLDLFDLDSVRRGADDIAARFPKIDRLINNAGVMMCPLGRTKEGLDTQLGTNHLGHFVLTAHLIENVIAGSPARIVNLSSGGHRMSPLRFDDPFFERDAYDKFKAYGQAKTANVLFSVGLDKRYKDRGVRSYAVHPGAIHTELARHMDRDDVKSLMEMRPQSEPMKFKTIEAGAATTVWAATSPELADQGGVYCEDCGVAPTIDTPGESLGVCGYALDEEAADRLWQLSEEWSGEKFPV from the coding sequence ATGGCCAACGCCTTCAACGCCGACACCACCGCCGAAGAAGCCTCCGCTGGCATCGACCTCTCCGGCCAGACCGTCGTGCTGACGGGCGGCTCCGCAGGCCTCGGCGTCGAAGCCGCGCGTGTCCTCGCCCTCCGCGGCGCGCGCATCGTCTCCGTCGTCCGGGACGAAGCCAAGGGCAAGGCCGCCGCCGAGAGCATCCGCGAGCGCGTCCCCGGCGCCGACATCGAGCTCGCGCTTCTCGACCTCTTCGACCTCGACTCCGTGCGTCGCGGCGCCGACGACATCGCCGCGCGGTTCCCGAAGATCGATCGCCTGATCAACAACGCGGGCGTGATGATGTGCCCGCTCGGGCGGACGAAGGAAGGCCTCGACACGCAGCTCGGTACGAACCATCTGGGGCACTTCGTACTGACCGCGCATCTCATCGAGAACGTGATCGCAGGCAGCCCCGCCCGGATCGTGAACCTCTCGAGCGGCGGCCACCGGATGTCCCCGCTCCGCTTCGACGACCCCTTCTTCGAGCGCGACGCGTACGACAAGTTCAAAGCCTACGGCCAGGCCAAGACGGCCAACGTGCTCTTCAGCGTCGGGCTCGACAAGCGCTACAAGGATCGCGGCGTCCGAAGCTACGCCGTCCATCCCGGCGCGATCCACACCGAGCTCGCGCGCCACATGGACCGCGACGACGTGAAGTCGCTCATGGAGATGCGTCCCCAGAGCGAGCCCATGAAGTTCAAGACGATCGAAGCCGGTGCCGCCACGACGGTCTGGGCCGCCACGAGTCCGGAACTCGCCGACCAGGGCGGGGTCTACTGCGAGGACTGCGGCGTCGCGCCGACCATCGACACCCCCGGCGAGTCCCTGGGCGTCTGTGGCTACGCGCTGGACGAGGAAGCCGCGGATCGACTGTGGCAGCTCAGCGAGGAGTGGTCGGGCGAGAAGTTCCCGGTCTGA
- a CDS encoding exo-alpha-sialidase produces MVLSPDGAIGKKPDERRASPSPGVSERTMKATPRDDDDAIAPEHVFGDVRPFAQCHASTLVRQASGRFLVAWFAGTREGTEDVAIWGAERAPDGGWSAPRVLAKVGDVAHWNPVLFALDEEGRDLVLHFKVGPRIREWETWSQRSRDGGATWSEPAPLVPGDRGGRGAVRCKPIRLASGAWLAGASRERWRRWDAFFDRSPDGIRDWKATPDVAINHLRFGGKGLIQPTLWRSEGERVHALFRSTDGFVHRADSTDEGRTWTRPRALAIPNNNSGIDAARLPDGRVVLACNPVEGNWAARTPLSLLVSSDGGETWPARIDVETAPGEYSYPALIATPEGVALTWTWNRRRIAFASFASSELPGDEPTS; encoded by the coding sequence ATGGTGCTTTCACCGGACGGGGCGATCGGGAAGAAGCCCGACGAGCGCCGCGCGAGCCCTTCGCCCGGCGTTTCAGAACGAACGATGAAGGCGACGCCGCGCGACGACGACGACGCGATCGCCCCCGAGCACGTCTTCGGGGACGTGCGCCCCTTCGCGCAATGCCACGCGTCGACCCTGGTACGCCAGGCCTCCGGCCGCTTCCTGGTCGCCTGGTTCGCCGGTACGCGCGAGGGAACCGAAGACGTCGCCATCTGGGGCGCCGAGCGCGCGCCCGATGGCGGCTGGAGCGCGCCCCGCGTCCTCGCGAAGGTGGGCGACGTCGCGCACTGGAATCCGGTGCTCTTCGCGCTCGACGAAGAAGGGCGCGATCTCGTCCTCCACTTCAAGGTCGGCCCACGCATCCGGGAATGGGAGACGTGGTCCCAGCGATCCCGGGATGGCGGAGCGACGTGGTCCGAGCCCGCTCCCCTCGTGCCCGGAGACCGCGGCGGTCGAGGCGCAGTGCGCTGCAAGCCGATCCGACTCGCGTCGGGGGCGTGGCTCGCGGGGGCGAGCCGCGAGCGCTGGCGACGATGGGACGCGTTCTTCGATCGGAGCCCGGACGGCATCCGCGACTGGAAGGCGACGCCCGACGTTGCGATCAACCACCTTCGTTTCGGCGGCAAGGGGCTGATCCAGCCGACGCTCTGGCGATCCGAAGGCGAGCGCGTGCACGCGCTCTTCCGGAGCACCGACGGTTTCGTCCACCGCGCGGACTCGACGGACGAGGGGCGGACCTGGACCCGGCCGCGTGCCCTCGCGATCCCGAACAACAACAGCGGCATCGACGCGGCCCGCCTCCCGGACGGTCGGGTCGTCCTCGCCTGCAATCCGGTCGAAGGGAACTGGGCGGCGCGCACGCCTCTCTCGCTGCTCGTGTCGAGCGATGGCGGCGAGACCTGGCCCGCGCGGATCGACGTCGAGACCGCCCCCGGCGAGTATTCCTACCCGGCTCTGATCGCAACTCCCGAAGGCGTCGCCCTCACCTGGACCTGGAACCGGCGACGGATCGCCTTCGCGTCGTTCGCTTCGAGCGAGCTCCCGGGGGACGAACCCACGTCCTGA